A section of the Oncorhynchus keta strain PuntledgeMale-10-30-2019 chromosome 15, Oket_V2, whole genome shotgun sequence genome encodes:
- the psmb11a gene encoding LOW QUALITY PROTEIN: proteasome subunit beta type-11a (The sequence of the model RefSeq protein was modified relative to this genomic sequence to represent the inferred CDS: inserted 2 bases in 1 codon; deleted 1 base in 1 codon; substituted 1 base at 1 genomic stop codon), with the protein MERSLGWGGFKSERGGGVPLHSFIPTPQSSVPFRCDNRHSSLSSLSTSPSPPTRRPFPLSHGTTTLAFVFQGSVIAVADTRASCSGLVSCPSVQKILPIHSHLLVTTSGSXRILAREIRLYQLRHGCRLSITSFAKLLSHILEPFKGTDVCVAAIISGSDVEEVRVDSCSQDDLTGRASDRTRHAVTDGNLTISLASDRCVPKLFYVCSDGTRLXGKFFSVGSGSPYAYAVLDGGVRWSLSEEEAISLAREIVYRATHRDAYSGNCVDLFHITAQGYSHRDREDLREEYHREKGEGAEDGERMNERREGKGTFE; encoded by the exons ATGGAAAGGAGCCTTGGTTGGGGTGGATTTAAAtctgagagaggtggaggggtccCTCTGCATTCTTTCATACCAACCCCTCAGAGCTCTGTTCCTTTCCGCTGTGACAACAGACACTCGTCCCTTTCCTCcctgtccacctctccatcaccgCCCACCCGCCGCCCATTCCCTTTGTCTCACGGAACCACTACCCTGGCCTTTGTGTTCCAAGGAAGTGTTATAGCAGTGGCAGACACACGTGCCAGCTGCTCAGGGCTTgtctcctgtccctctgtccagaagATTCTGCCCATCCACTCCCATTTACTGGTCACCACTTCAGGCAG GAGAATCCTGGCTAGAGAGATCCGC CTTTACCAGCTACGCCACGGCTGCCGCTTGTCAATCACTAGCTTTGCCAAGCTCCTCTCTCATATATTGGAACCGTTTAAGGGGACTGATGTGTGTGTGGCAGCCATTATATCTGGCTCGGATGTAGAGGAGGTTAGGGT TGATTCTTGTAGTCAGGATGACTTGACTGGCAGGGCCAGTGACAGAACAAGACATGCAGTAACTGACGGGAACCTGACAATATCCCTTGCCAGTGATCGTTGTGTCCCAAAGCTCTTCTATGTGTGCAGTGACGGCACCCGTCTGTAGGGAAAGTTTTTCTCAGTGGGCTCAGGTTCGCCCTATGCCTATGCAGTACTGGATGGAGGGGTTCGGTGGAGCCTGAGTGAGGAGGAGGCAATCTCATTGGCCAGAGAAATTGTGTACAGGGCCACACACAGGGATGCATATTCAGGGAACTGTGTGGACCTCTTTCACATCACTGCCCAAGGATATAgccacagagacagggaggacttGAGAGAGGAGTAccacagagagaagggagagggtgcTGAAGATGGTGAAAGAATgaatgaaaggagggagggaaaagggACATTTGAATAG
- the prmt5 gene encoding protein arginine N-methyltransferase 5 isoform X2, which yields MTRAKMASVSLLLNCNSSFPFTRLTMASHNTGGRVSCGRDLSCVPEVADTLAAVAKLGFDFLCMPLFHPRFRREFELDPAKVRSGAHTRSDLLLCGRDWNTLVVGKLSPWIETDSEVETERRNSEAALVQELNFSAYLGLPAFMVPLKGPHCANLARVLLNHIQTGHHSCMFWIRVPLISADDMRDDIIENEPTKHTDDGSDDEKTWAWWHSFRTLCDYNKRICLAIEVGENMPSDAVIDKWLGEPIKAAILPTSIFLTNKKGFPVLSKSHQKIIFRLFKLEAQFIFTGTSRHSEKDFRSYLQYLEYLNQNRPAPNAYELFAKGYEDYLQSPLQPLMDNLESQTYEVFEKDPIKYSQYQQAVYKCLLDRVPEEQKATNTQVLMVLGAGRGPLVNASLRAAKQADRKLRIYAVEKNPNAVVTLENWKFEEWGDQVTVVSCDMREWAAPEKADIIVSELLGSFGDNELSPECLDGAQHFLKDGGVSIPCSYTSFLAPLSSSKLYNEVRGCRERDKDPECHFETPYVVRLHNFHQLAEPKACFTFVHPTTDMNNNRYQCLRFSVGCNTVLHGFAGYFETTLYGDVTLSIKPETHSPGMFSWFPILFPLKQPIPVTRDDDVVVRFWRCNNGKKVWYEWAVTEPSCSAIHNPAGRSYTIGL from the exons ATGACCCGAGCCAAAATGGCGTCAGTTTCCCTTTTACTAAACTGCAACTCTTCTTTCCCATTCACTCGGCTTACGATGGCGTCCCACAACACAGGAGGCAGGGTGTCCTGCGGGAGAGATTTGAGTTGTGTGCCCGAGGTTGCTGACACACTTGCTGCGGTGGCTAAACTTGG GTTTGACTTCCTGTGCATGCCCCTCTTCCACCCGAGGTTCAGGAGAGAGTTTGAGTTGGACCCTGCCAAAGTCCGATCAGGAGCACATACGCGCTCTGACCTTCTGCTCtgtgggagag ACTGGAACACTCTGGTTGTTGGAAAGCTTTCTCCATGGATCGAGACCGACTCAGAGGTGGAGACAGAACGCAGGAATTCAGAAGCG GCCCTGGTACAGGAGCTGAACTTCTCAGCATATCTGGGTCTGCCAGCCTTCATGGTCCCTCTGAAGGGCCCTCACTGTGCCAACCTGGCCCGTGTGCTGCTCAACCACATCCAGACGGGACACCACTCTTGCATG TTTTGGATCCGGGTCCCCCTGATTTCTGCTGACGACATGCGTGATGACATCATTGAGAACGAGCCGACGAAACACACAGATGATGGAAGTGATGACGAGAAGACCTGGGCCTG GTGGCATTCATTCAGAACTCTGTGTGACTACAACAAGAGAATCTGTTTAG CCATTGAGGTTGGAGAAAACATGCCCTCCGACGCTGTGATTGACAAGTGGCTTGGGGAGCCAATCAAAGCAGCCATCCTTCCCACCAGCATCTTTTTGACCAATAAGAAAGGGTTCCCAGTCCTTTCAAAATCCCACCAGAAAATCATCTTCCGTCTCTTCAAG CTTGAGGCCCAGTTCATCTTCACTGGCACCAGTCGTCACAGTGAGAAGGACTTCCGCTCATACCTGCAGTACCTTGAATACCTCAACCAGAACCGCCCTGCCCCAAATGCCTATGAACTGTTTGCCAAGGGTTACGAGGATTACCTACAGTCTCCTCTCCAG CCGCTCATGGACAATCTGGAGTCTCAGACCTATGAAGTGTTCGAGAAGGATCCCATCAAATACTCCCAGTACCAGCAG GCTGTGTACAAGTGTCTGCTCGACAGAGTCCCGGAGGAGCAGAAGGCGACCAATACACA AGTTTTGATGGTGCTGGGGGCTGGGAGAGGTCCTCTGGTCAATGCCTCCCTGCGTGCTGCCAAGCAGGCTGACAGGAAGCTCCGTATCTACGCTGTTGAAAAGAACCCCAACGCTGTTGTCAC GCTTGAGAACTGGAAGTTTGAGGAGTGGGGCGATCAGGTCACCGTGGTGTCGTGTGACATGAGGGAGTGGGCGGCACCTGAGAAGGCGGACATCATCGTCAGCGAGTTGCTCGGGTCCTTCGGGGACAACGAGCTCTCCCCGGAGTGTCTAGATGGAGCACAGCACTTTCTCAAAG ATGGTGGGGTTAGCATCCCCTGTTCCTACACCTCTTTCcttgcccccctctcctcctccaagcTGTATAATGAGGTTAGGGGGTGCAGGGAGCGAGACAAGGACCCAGAGTGCCACTTTGAGACCCCCTACGTCGTCAGACTCCACAACTTCCACCAGCTGGCTGAGCCCAAAGCCTGCTTCACCTTTGTACACCCCACCACAG ATATGAACAACAATAGGTACCAGTGCCTTAGATTCTCTGTGGGATGTAACACAGTGCTGCATGGCTTTGCTGGATACTTCGAGACCACTCTCTACGGAGACGTCACACTCA GTATCAAGCCAGAGACCCACTCTCCCGGAATGTTCTCCTGGTTCCCCATCCTGTTCCCTCTCAAA CAACCGATCCCTGTGACGCGGGATGATGATGTCGTGGTGAGGTTCTGGCGGTGTAACAATGGGAAGAAGGTGTGGTACGAGTGGGCCGTGACAGAGCCCTCATGCTCCGCTATCCACAACCCAGCAGGAAGATCCTATACCATTGGCCTGTGa
- the prmt5 gene encoding protein arginine N-methyltransferase 5 isoform X3 has translation MPLFHPRFRREFELDPAKVRSGAHTRSDLLLCGRDWNTLVVGKLSPWIETDSEVETERRNSEAALVQELNFSAYLGLPAFMVPLKGPHCANLARVLLNHIQTGHHSCMFWIRVPLISADDMRDDIIENEPTKHTDDGSDDEKTWAWWHSFRTLCDYNKRICLAIEVGENMPSDAVIDKWLGEPIKAAILPTSIFLTNKKGFPVLSKSHQKIIFRLFKLEAQFIFTGTSRHSEKDFRSYLQYLEYLNQNRPAPNAYELFAKGYEDYLQSPLQPLMDNLESQTYEVFEKDPIKYSQYQQAVYKCLLDRVPEEQKATNTQVLMVLGAGRGPLVNASLRAAKQADRKLRIYAVEKNPNAVVTLENWKFEEWGDQVTVVSCDMREWAAPEKADIIVSELLGSFGDNELSPECLDGAQHFLKDGGVSIPCSYTSFLAPLSSSKLYNEVRGCRERDKDPECHFETPYVVRLHNFHQLAEPKACFTFVHPTTDMNNNRYQCLRFSVGCNTVLHGFAGYFETTLYGDVTLSQGIKPETHSPGMFSWFPILFPLKQPIPVTRDDDVVVRFWRCNNGKKVWYEWAVTEPSCSAIHNPAGRSYTIGL, from the exons ATGCCCCTCTTCCACCCGAGGTTCAGGAGAGAGTTTGAGTTGGACCCTGCCAAAGTCCGATCAGGAGCACATACGCGCTCTGACCTTCTGCTCtgtgggagag ACTGGAACACTCTGGTTGTTGGAAAGCTTTCTCCATGGATCGAGACCGACTCAGAGGTGGAGACAGAACGCAGGAATTCAGAAGCG GCCCTGGTACAGGAGCTGAACTTCTCAGCATATCTGGGTCTGCCAGCCTTCATGGTCCCTCTGAAGGGCCCTCACTGTGCCAACCTGGCCCGTGTGCTGCTCAACCACATCCAGACGGGACACCACTCTTGCATG TTTTGGATCCGGGTCCCCCTGATTTCTGCTGACGACATGCGTGATGACATCATTGAGAACGAGCCGACGAAACACACAGATGATGGAAGTGATGACGAGAAGACCTGGGCCTG GTGGCATTCATTCAGAACTCTGTGTGACTACAACAAGAGAATCTGTTTAG CCATTGAGGTTGGAGAAAACATGCCCTCCGACGCTGTGATTGACAAGTGGCTTGGGGAGCCAATCAAAGCAGCCATCCTTCCCACCAGCATCTTTTTGACCAATAAGAAAGGGTTCCCAGTCCTTTCAAAATCCCACCAGAAAATCATCTTCCGTCTCTTCAAG CTTGAGGCCCAGTTCATCTTCACTGGCACCAGTCGTCACAGTGAGAAGGACTTCCGCTCATACCTGCAGTACCTTGAATACCTCAACCAGAACCGCCCTGCCCCAAATGCCTATGAACTGTTTGCCAAGGGTTACGAGGATTACCTACAGTCTCCTCTCCAG CCGCTCATGGACAATCTGGAGTCTCAGACCTATGAAGTGTTCGAGAAGGATCCCATCAAATACTCCCAGTACCAGCAG GCTGTGTACAAGTGTCTGCTCGACAGAGTCCCGGAGGAGCAGAAGGCGACCAATACACA AGTTTTGATGGTGCTGGGGGCTGGGAGAGGTCCTCTGGTCAATGCCTCCCTGCGTGCTGCCAAGCAGGCTGACAGGAAGCTCCGTATCTACGCTGTTGAAAAGAACCCCAACGCTGTTGTCAC GCTTGAGAACTGGAAGTTTGAGGAGTGGGGCGATCAGGTCACCGTGGTGTCGTGTGACATGAGGGAGTGGGCGGCACCTGAGAAGGCGGACATCATCGTCAGCGAGTTGCTCGGGTCCTTCGGGGACAACGAGCTCTCCCCGGAGTGTCTAGATGGAGCACAGCACTTTCTCAAAG ATGGTGGGGTTAGCATCCCCTGTTCCTACACCTCTTTCcttgcccccctctcctcctccaagcTGTATAATGAGGTTAGGGGGTGCAGGGAGCGAGACAAGGACCCAGAGTGCCACTTTGAGACCCCCTACGTCGTCAGACTCCACAACTTCCACCAGCTGGCTGAGCCCAAAGCCTGCTTCACCTTTGTACACCCCACCACAG ATATGAACAACAATAGGTACCAGTGCCTTAGATTCTCTGTGGGATGTAACACAGTGCTGCATGGCTTTGCTGGATACTTCGAGACCACTCTCTACGGAGACGTCACACTCAGT CAAGGTATCAAGCCAGAGACCCACTCTCCCGGAATGTTCTCCTGGTTCCCCATCCTGTTCCCTCTCAAA CAACCGATCCCTGTGACGCGGGATGATGATGTCGTGGTGAGGTTCTGGCGGTGTAACAATGGGAAGAAGGTGTGGTACGAGTGGGCCGTGACAGAGCCCTCATGCTCCGCTATCCACAACCCAGCAGGAAGATCCTATACCATTGGCCTGTGa
- the prmt5 gene encoding protein arginine N-methyltransferase 5 isoform X1 — protein MTRAKMASVSLLLNCNSSFPFTRLTMASHNTGGRVSCGRDLSCVPEVADTLAAVAKLGFDFLCMPLFHPRFRREFELDPAKVRSGAHTRSDLLLCGRDWNTLVVGKLSPWIETDSEVETERRNSEAALVQELNFSAYLGLPAFMVPLKGPHCANLARVLLNHIQTGHHSCMFWIRVPLISADDMRDDIIENEPTKHTDDGSDDEKTWAWWHSFRTLCDYNKRICLAIEVGENMPSDAVIDKWLGEPIKAAILPTSIFLTNKKGFPVLSKSHQKIIFRLFKLEAQFIFTGTSRHSEKDFRSYLQYLEYLNQNRPAPNAYELFAKGYEDYLQSPLQPLMDNLESQTYEVFEKDPIKYSQYQQAVYKCLLDRVPEEQKATNTQVLMVLGAGRGPLVNASLRAAKQADRKLRIYAVEKNPNAVVTLENWKFEEWGDQVTVVSCDMREWAAPEKADIIVSELLGSFGDNELSPECLDGAQHFLKDGGVSIPCSYTSFLAPLSSSKLYNEVRGCRERDKDPECHFETPYVVRLHNFHQLAEPKACFTFVHPTTDMNNNRYQCLRFSVGCNTVLHGFAGYFETTLYGDVTLSQGIKPETHSPGMFSWFPILFPLKQPIPVTRDDDVVVRFWRCNNGKKVWYEWAVTEPSCSAIHNPAGRSYTIGL, from the exons ATGACCCGAGCCAAAATGGCGTCAGTTTCCCTTTTACTAAACTGCAACTCTTCTTTCCCATTCACTCGGCTTACGATGGCGTCCCACAACACAGGAGGCAGGGTGTCCTGCGGGAGAGATTTGAGTTGTGTGCCCGAGGTTGCTGACACACTTGCTGCGGTGGCTAAACTTGG GTTTGACTTCCTGTGCATGCCCCTCTTCCACCCGAGGTTCAGGAGAGAGTTTGAGTTGGACCCTGCCAAAGTCCGATCAGGAGCACATACGCGCTCTGACCTTCTGCTCtgtgggagag ACTGGAACACTCTGGTTGTTGGAAAGCTTTCTCCATGGATCGAGACCGACTCAGAGGTGGAGACAGAACGCAGGAATTCAGAAGCG GCCCTGGTACAGGAGCTGAACTTCTCAGCATATCTGGGTCTGCCAGCCTTCATGGTCCCTCTGAAGGGCCCTCACTGTGCCAACCTGGCCCGTGTGCTGCTCAACCACATCCAGACGGGACACCACTCTTGCATG TTTTGGATCCGGGTCCCCCTGATTTCTGCTGACGACATGCGTGATGACATCATTGAGAACGAGCCGACGAAACACACAGATGATGGAAGTGATGACGAGAAGACCTGGGCCTG GTGGCATTCATTCAGAACTCTGTGTGACTACAACAAGAGAATCTGTTTAG CCATTGAGGTTGGAGAAAACATGCCCTCCGACGCTGTGATTGACAAGTGGCTTGGGGAGCCAATCAAAGCAGCCATCCTTCCCACCAGCATCTTTTTGACCAATAAGAAAGGGTTCCCAGTCCTTTCAAAATCCCACCAGAAAATCATCTTCCGTCTCTTCAAG CTTGAGGCCCAGTTCATCTTCACTGGCACCAGTCGTCACAGTGAGAAGGACTTCCGCTCATACCTGCAGTACCTTGAATACCTCAACCAGAACCGCCCTGCCCCAAATGCCTATGAACTGTTTGCCAAGGGTTACGAGGATTACCTACAGTCTCCTCTCCAG CCGCTCATGGACAATCTGGAGTCTCAGACCTATGAAGTGTTCGAGAAGGATCCCATCAAATACTCCCAGTACCAGCAG GCTGTGTACAAGTGTCTGCTCGACAGAGTCCCGGAGGAGCAGAAGGCGACCAATACACA AGTTTTGATGGTGCTGGGGGCTGGGAGAGGTCCTCTGGTCAATGCCTCCCTGCGTGCTGCCAAGCAGGCTGACAGGAAGCTCCGTATCTACGCTGTTGAAAAGAACCCCAACGCTGTTGTCAC GCTTGAGAACTGGAAGTTTGAGGAGTGGGGCGATCAGGTCACCGTGGTGTCGTGTGACATGAGGGAGTGGGCGGCACCTGAGAAGGCGGACATCATCGTCAGCGAGTTGCTCGGGTCCTTCGGGGACAACGAGCTCTCCCCGGAGTGTCTAGATGGAGCACAGCACTTTCTCAAAG ATGGTGGGGTTAGCATCCCCTGTTCCTACACCTCTTTCcttgcccccctctcctcctccaagcTGTATAATGAGGTTAGGGGGTGCAGGGAGCGAGACAAGGACCCAGAGTGCCACTTTGAGACCCCCTACGTCGTCAGACTCCACAACTTCCACCAGCTGGCTGAGCCCAAAGCCTGCTTCACCTTTGTACACCCCACCACAG ATATGAACAACAATAGGTACCAGTGCCTTAGATTCTCTGTGGGATGTAACACAGTGCTGCATGGCTTTGCTGGATACTTCGAGACCACTCTCTACGGAGACGTCACACTCAGT CAAGGTATCAAGCCAGAGACCCACTCTCCCGGAATGTTCTCCTGGTTCCCCATCCTGTTCCCTCTCAAA CAACCGATCCCTGTGACGCGGGATGATGATGTCGTGGTGAGGTTCTGGCGGTGTAACAATGGGAAGAAGGTGTGGTACGAGTGGGCCGTGACAGAGCCCTCATGCTCCGCTATCCACAACCCAGCAGGAAGATCCTATACCATTGGCCTGTGa